Proteins from a single region of Lelliottia sp. JS-SCA-14:
- the nrdF gene encoding class 1b ribonucleoside-diphosphate reductase subunit beta — MKLSRVSAVNWNKIQDDKDLEVWNRLTSNFWLPEKVPLSNDIPAWATLSHAEQQLTIRVFTGLTLLDTIQNTVGAPALMADSLTPHEEAVMSNISFMEAVHARSYSSIFSTLCQTKDVDAAYTWSEESASLQRKAQLVLEYYQADEPLKKKIASVFLESFLFYSGFWLPMYWSSRGKLTNTADLIRLIIRDEAVHGYYIGYKYQKGLEKISEEKREELKGFALDLLMDLYDNELSYTEELYAGTGWEEDVKAFLCYNANKALMNLGYEALFPPEMAEVNPAILAALSPNADENHDFFSGSGSSYVMGKAVETEDEDWDF; from the coding sequence ATGAAACTGTCACGCGTCAGTGCCGTTAACTGGAATAAGATCCAGGACGATAAAGATCTGGAGGTGTGGAACCGCCTGACCAGCAACTTCTGGCTACCGGAAAAGGTACCACTCTCCAACGATATTCCGGCGTGGGCGACGCTCAGCCACGCCGAGCAGCAGCTGACCATCCGCGTGTTCACCGGGCTCACGCTGCTCGACACCATTCAGAATACCGTCGGTGCCCCGGCGCTGATGGCCGATTCGCTGACCCCGCACGAAGAGGCGGTGATGTCGAATATCAGCTTTATGGAGGCGGTCCACGCCCGCTCGTACAGCTCGATTTTCTCGACGCTGTGCCAGACCAAAGATGTCGATGCGGCCTATACATGGAGCGAAGAGAGCGCCTCGCTCCAGCGCAAAGCCCAGCTGGTGCTGGAGTATTATCAGGCCGATGAGCCGCTGAAGAAGAAAATCGCCAGCGTGTTTCTGGAATCCTTCCTCTTCTATTCAGGCTTCTGGCTGCCGATGTACTGGTCGAGCCGCGGCAAGCTCACCAATACCGCCGATTTGATTCGCCTGATCATTCGCGATGAAGCGGTACACGGGTATTACATCGGATATAAGTATCAGAAAGGGCTGGAGAAAATTAGCGAAGAGAAGCGCGAAGAGCTGAAAGGTTTTGCCCTTGATTTGCTGATGGATCTCTACGATAACGAGCTGAGCTACACCGAAGAGCTGTATGCGGGCACCGGCTGGGAGGAGGATGTGAAAGCCTTCCTCTGCTACAACGCCAACAAAGCGCTGATGAATCTCGGCTACGAGGCGCTGTTCCCGCCGGAAATGGCGGAGGTGAACCCGGCGATTCTGGCGGCGCTCTCGCCGAATGCCGACGAAAACCACGACTTCTTCTCGGGCTCCGGGTCGTCTTACGTGATGGGTAAGGCGGTGGAGACGGAGGATGAGGACTGGGATTTTTAG
- the proV gene encoding glycine betaine/L-proline ABC transporter ATP-binding protein ProV, with protein MAIKLEVKNLYKVFGEHPQRAFKYIEKGLSKEQILEKTGLSLGVKDASLAIEEGEIFVIMGLSGSGKSTMVRLLNRLIEPTRGQVLIDGEDIAKISDAELREVRRKKIAMVFQSFALMPHMTVLDNTAFGMELAGIPAAIRQEKALDALRQVGLENYAHGYPDELSGGMRQRVGLARALAINPDILLMDEAFSALDPLIRTEMQDELVKLQAKHQRTVVFISHDLDEAMRIGDRIAIMQNGEVVQVGTPDEILNNPANDYVRTFFRGVDISQVFSAKDISRRALDGIIRRTPGFGPRSALKLLQDEDREYGYVIERGNKFVGIVSIDSLKKALSENQGIDAALLDAPLAVDAETPLSELLSHVGQAPCAVPVVGEEQQYVGIISKRMLLQALDREGANNG; from the coding sequence ATGGCAATTAAATTAGAAGTTAAAAATCTATATAAAGTATTTGGCGAGCATCCGCAGCGCGCGTTCAAATATATTGAAAAAGGACTTTCAAAAGAACAAATCCTGGAGAAAACAGGATTATCCCTTGGCGTTAAAGACGCCAGTCTGGCAATTGAAGAAGGCGAGATTTTCGTCATCATGGGATTATCCGGTTCGGGTAAATCGACCATGGTTCGCCTTCTCAATCGCCTGATTGAACCCACCCGCGGACAGGTGCTGATTGATGGCGAAGACATCGCCAAAATATCTGACGCCGAGCTTCGTGAGGTGCGCAGGAAAAAGATAGCGATGGTCTTTCAGTCATTCGCGCTAATGCCACATATGACGGTACTGGATAATACCGCTTTCGGTATGGAATTAGCGGGAATCCCTGCGGCGATTCGTCAGGAAAAAGCGCTGGATGCATTACGTCAGGTGGGGCTGGAAAATTATGCCCACGGCTATCCGGATGAACTTTCTGGCGGGATGCGCCAGCGCGTCGGTTTAGCCCGCGCATTAGCCATCAATCCCGATATTTTATTAATGGATGAAGCCTTCTCGGCGCTCGATCCATTAATTCGTACCGAGATGCAGGATGAGCTGGTAAAACTGCAGGCAAAACATCAGCGAACCGTGGTCTTTATTTCCCACGATCTCGATGAAGCGATGCGTATTGGCGATCGTATTGCCATTATGCAAAACGGCGAAGTGGTGCAGGTCGGTACACCGGATGAAATTCTGAATAATCCGGCCAATGATTATGTTCGTACCTTCTTCCGCGGCGTGGATATTAGCCAGGTGTTTAGCGCCAAGGATATTTCCCGACGTGCGCTGGACGGCATTATTCGTCGCACCCCAGGTTTTGGCCCGCGTTCGGCGCTCAAACTGTTGCAGGATGAAGACCGCGAATATGGCTATGTCATTGAACGCGGGAATAAATTTGTGGGCATTGTCTCCATCGACTCTCTGAAAAAAGCGCTTAGCGAAAACCAGGGAATCGATGCGGCGTTACTCGACGCTCCGCTTGCCGTGGACGCGGAAACGCCGCTCAGCGAGTTGCTCTCTCACGTCGGCCAGGCACCCTGCGCGGTTCCGGTTGTCGGGGAAGAACAACAATACGTCGGCATCATTTCAAAACGCATGTTGCTGCAGGCTTTAGATCGCGAGGGGGCAAACAATGGCTGA
- the proW gene encoding glycine betaine/L-proline ABC transporter permease ProW translates to MADQSNPWGTTEAADSAAQSADAWGTSAPAPADGGGTADWLTSAPAPAPEHFNIMDPFHKTLIPLDSWVTEGIDWVVTHFRPVFQGIRVPVDYILNGFQQMMLGMPAPVAIALFALIAWQFGSAGMGIATLISLIVIGAIGAWSQAMITLALVLTALLFCVVIGLPMGIWLARSPRAAKIIRPLLDAMQTTPAFVYLVPIVMLFGIGNVPGVVVTIIFALPPIIRLTILGINQVPADLIEASRSFGASPRQMLFKVQLPLAMPTIMAGVNQTLMLALSMVVIASMIAVGGLGQMVLRGIGRLDMGLATVGGVGIVILAIILDRLTQAVGRDSRSRGNRRWYSTGPVGLLTRPFIK, encoded by the coding sequence ATGGCTGATCAATCAAACCCGTGGGGAACCACAGAAGCGGCGGATAGCGCCGCACAATCGGCAGATGCGTGGGGCACTTCCGCACCTGCGCCCGCTGACGGCGGCGGTACGGCAGACTGGCTCACCAGCGCGCCCGCTCCGGCACCGGAACATTTCAATATCATGGACCCGTTCCATAAAACCCTGATCCCGCTCGACAGCTGGGTGACCGAGGGCATCGACTGGGTGGTGACCCACTTCCGTCCGGTGTTCCAGGGCATTCGTGTCCCGGTGGATTACATCCTGAACGGCTTCCAGCAGATGATGCTCGGCATGCCCGCGCCTGTCGCTATCGCCCTGTTCGCCCTGATTGCGTGGCAGTTCGGCAGCGCAGGGATGGGTATCGCCACGCTGATTTCACTGATTGTGATTGGCGCGATCGGTGCCTGGTCTCAGGCCATGATCACTCTGGCGCTGGTCCTCACCGCCCTGCTGTTCTGCGTGGTGATCGGCCTGCCGATGGGGATCTGGCTGGCGCGCAGTCCGAGGGCGGCGAAAATTATTCGTCCGTTACTGGATGCGATGCAGACCACACCGGCGTTTGTCTATCTGGTGCCGATTGTCATGCTGTTCGGGATCGGGAACGTGCCGGGTGTGGTCGTGACCATTATCTTCGCCCTGCCGCCGATCATCCGTCTGACCATTCTGGGGATTAACCAGGTGCCGGCCGATCTGATCGAAGCCTCGCGCTCGTTCGGTGCCAGCCCGCGCCAGATGCTGTTCAAAGTGCAGCTCCCGCTCGCGATGCCGACCATTATGGCGGGTGTGAACCAGACGCTGATGCTCGCCCTGTCGATGGTGGTGATCGCCTCGATGATCGCCGTGGGTGGACTCGGTCAGATGGTTCTGCGCGGGATCGGTCGTCTCGATATGGGGCTGGCCACCGTGGGCGGCGTCGGGATCGTGATCCTCGCCATTATTCTTGACCGCCTGACTCAGGCTGTCGGTCGTGACTCACGCAGTCGCGGCAACCGCCGCTGGTACAGCACCGGCCCGGTCGGGTTGTTAACCCGTCCATTCATTAAATAA
- the proX gene encoding glycine betaine/L-proline ABC transporter substrate-binding protein ProX, protein MRHNILFATAFATLVSTSAFAADLPGKGMTVQPVQSTISEESFQTLLVSRALEKLGYTVNKPSEVDYNVGYTSIASGDATFTAVNWQPLHDDMYAAAGGSKKFYREGTFVTGAAQGYLVDKKTADKYHITNVEQLKDPKIAKLFDTNGDGKADMMGCSPGWGCEAVINHQNKAFDLEKTVDVSHGNYSAMMADTIARFKEGKPVIYYTWTPYWVSDVLKPGKDVVWLQVPFSSLPGEQKDIDTKLPNGMNYGFPVNTMHIVANKAWAEKNPAAAKLFSVMKLPLADINAQNAMMHEGKSSEADVQGHVDGWIKAHQQQFDGWVNEALSAQK, encoded by the coding sequence ATGCGACATAACATCCTTTTTGCCACAGCGTTTGCCACCCTTGTCTCCACCAGCGCATTCGCCGCTGATCTGCCGGGCAAAGGCATGACCGTTCAACCGGTTCAGAGCACTATTTCGGAAGAGTCCTTCCAGACCCTTCTCGTCAGCCGCGCGCTGGAGAAGCTGGGCTACACGGTGAATAAGCCGAGCGAAGTGGATTACAACGTGGGTTACACCTCGATTGCCTCTGGCGATGCCACCTTTACCGCCGTGAACTGGCAGCCTCTGCATGATGATATGTATGCCGCAGCGGGCGGGAGTAAGAAGTTTTACCGCGAAGGCACCTTCGTGACCGGTGCGGCGCAGGGTTATTTGGTCGACAAAAAAACCGCCGATAAATATCACATCACCAACGTTGAGCAGTTGAAAGATCCGAAGATCGCCAAACTGTTCGACACCAACGGTGACGGCAAAGCCGACATGATGGGCTGTTCGCCGGGCTGGGGCTGTGAAGCGGTGATTAATCACCAGAACAAAGCCTTCGATCTGGAGAAGACCGTCGACGTCAGCCACGGGAACTACTCCGCAATGATGGCCGATACCATCGCCCGCTTTAAAGAAGGCAAACCGGTGATCTACTACACCTGGACGCCGTACTGGGTGAGCGACGTGCTGAAACCGGGTAAAGATGTGGTCTGGCTGCAGGTGCCATTCTCGTCTCTGCCAGGCGAACAGAAGGACATCGATACCAAACTGCCGAACGGCATGAACTACGGGTTCCCGGTGAACACCATGCACATCGTCGCCAACAAAGCCTGGGCTGAGAAAAACCCGGCGGCAGCGAAACTGTTCTCGGTGATGAAACTGCCCCTGGCGGATATCAACGCGCAGAACGCGATGATGCACGAAGGCAAATCGTCTGAAGCGGATGTTCAGGGTCACGTTGACGGCTGGATCAAAGCCCACCAGCAGCAGTTCGACGGCTGGGTGAATGAGGCGCTGAGCGCGCAGAAGTAA
- a CDS encoding MFS transporter — MTKTSQGLSPALILLMSVATGLAVASNYYAQPLLDTIARAFSLSASSAGFIVTAAQLGYAAGLLFLVPLGDMFERRRLIVSMTLLAAGGMLITASSQSLGMMILGTALTGLFSVVAQILVPLAATLAAPEKRGKVVGTIMSGLLLGILLARTVAGLLASLGGWRTVYWVASVLMVVMAFALWRGLPKVKQENHLNYPQLLGSVFSLFTQDKLLRTRALLGCFTFANFSILWTSMAFLLASPPFNYSEGVIGLFGLAGAAGALGARPAGGLADKGKSHLTTSAGLVLLLLSWAAIWYGHISVLSLIVGILVLDLTVQGVHITNQTVIYRVKPEARNRLTAGYMTSYFIGGAAGSLISASAWQHAGWTGVCVVGTVVAAINLLIWWRGYHQQEAII; from the coding sequence ATGACAAAAACATCTCAAGGGCTTAGCCCGGCACTTATTCTGCTCATGTCCGTGGCAACCGGCCTGGCGGTGGCCAGTAACTACTATGCGCAGCCCCTGCTCGACACTATCGCCCGCGCCTTTTCTCTCTCGGCCAGTTCAGCCGGATTTATTGTCACCGCCGCCCAGCTTGGCTATGCCGCGGGGCTGCTGTTCCTCGTGCCGCTGGGCGATATGTTTGAACGCCGCAGATTAATCGTCTCGATGACGCTGCTGGCCGCAGGCGGGATGTTGATCACCGCCTCCAGCCAGTCGCTGGGGATGATGATCCTCGGTACGGCCCTGACCGGGCTGTTCTCGGTGGTGGCGCAAATCCTCGTCCCGCTGGCCGCCACCCTCGCGGCTCCGGAAAAGCGCGGGAAAGTCGTTGGCACGATCATGAGCGGCCTGCTGCTGGGGATTTTGCTGGCGCGTACCGTGGCCGGGCTGCTGGCGAGTCTCGGCGGCTGGCGGACGGTCTACTGGGTCGCCAGCGTGTTAATGGTGGTGATGGCCTTTGCCCTGTGGCGCGGCCTACCAAAAGTGAAGCAGGAAAACCATCTCAACTATCCTCAGCTTCTCGGTTCGGTTTTCAGCCTGTTCACCCAGGATAAACTCCTGCGCACCCGCGCGCTGCTGGGCTGTTTCACTTTTGCCAACTTCAGCATTTTGTGGACCTCGATGGCCTTCCTGCTGGCCTCACCGCCATTCAACTATTCCGAAGGGGTGATTGGCCTGTTCGGTCTTGCGGGTGCGGCCGGTGCGCTGGGGGCACGTCCTGCCGGGGGGCTGGCGGATAAAGGTAAATCCCATCTGACGACGTCTGCCGGGCTGGTCCTGCTGCTGCTCTCGTGGGCGGCAATCTGGTACGGGCATATCTCGGTGCTGTCGCTGATTGTCGGAATTCTGGTTCTCGACCTGACGGTTCAGGGCGTGCATATCACCAACCAGACGGTGATCTACCGGGTGAAACCTGAGGCGCGTAACCGCCTGACCGCCGGTTACATGACCAGCTACTTTATTGGCGGTGCGGCGGGCTCGCTGATTTCAGCTTCCGCGTGGCAGCACGCGGGCTGGACGGGGGTTTGCGTGGTGGGTACGGTTGTCGCCGCCATCAACCTGCTCATCTGGTGGCGCGGATATCACCAGCAGGAAGCCATTATCTAA
- the mprA gene encoding transcriptional repressor MprA translates to MDSSFTPIEQMLKFRASRYEDFPYQEILLTRLCMHMQGKLLDNRNKMLKAQGINETLFMALITLESQEDHSIQPSELSCALGSSRTNATRIADELEKRGWIERRESDNDRRCLHLQLTDKGHEFLRGVLPPQHNCLHQLWSALSTTERDQLEHITRKLLTRLDQMDEEGAILEALS, encoded by the coding sequence ATGGATAGTTCGTTTACGCCCATTGAACAAATGCTTAAATTTCGCGCCAGTCGTTATGAGGACTTCCCTTATCAGGAGATCCTGTTAACCCGCCTGTGCATGCACATGCAGGGTAAACTGCTGGATAACCGCAATAAGATGCTGAAAGCTCAAGGGATTAACGAGACGTTGTTTATGGCGTTGATTACCCTGGAGTCTCAGGAAGATCACAGCATTCAGCCTTCGGAGCTGAGCTGCGCGCTGGGTTCGTCCCGTACCAACGCGACCCGCATCGCCGATGAGCTGGAAAAACGCGGCTGGATTGAGCGCCGTGAAAGCGACAACGACCGCCGTTGTCTGCATCTGCAATTGACCGACAAAGGTCACGAATTCCTGCGCGGGGTGCTTCCACCTCAGCACAACTGTCTGCATCAACTTTGGTCTGCCCTGAGCACCACCGAACGCGATCAGCTCGAGCACATCACTCGCAAGCTTCTCACCCGTCTGGATCAGATGGATGAAGAAGGCGCCATTCTTGAGGCGCTGAGCTAA
- the emrA gene encoding multidrug efflux MFS transporter periplasmic adaptor subunit EmrA: MSANAENTPPQQPVNTKKGKRKSALLLLTLLFIIIAVAYGIYWFLVLRHIEETDDAYVAGNQVQIMAQVSGSVTKVWADNTDFVQKGDVLVTLDPTDAQQAFEKAQTQLAASVRQTRQSMINSKQLQASIDVQKTALAQAQSDLNRRVPLGTANLIGREELQHARDAVASAQAQLDVAIQQYNANQAMILGTNLEEQPAVKQSATEVRNAWLALQRTKIVSPMTGYVSRRSVQPGAQISPTTPLMAVVPASNLWVDANFKETQLAHMRIGQTATIVSDIYGDDVKYTGKVVGLDMGTGSAFSLLPAQNATGNWIKVVQRLPVRIELDGKQLTDHPLRIGLSTLVTVDTANRDGQMLANQVRTHPAYESNAREISLDPVNKLIDDIVKANAG, translated from the coding sequence ATGAGCGCAAATGCGGAGAACACTCCCCCGCAGCAACCGGTCAACACTAAGAAAGGCAAACGCAAGAGCGCCCTTCTGCTGCTGACTTTGCTCTTTATTATTATTGCCGTGGCATATGGGATCTATTGGTTTTTAGTACTGCGTCATATTGAAGAAACCGATGACGCATACGTGGCAGGGAACCAGGTTCAGATTATGGCGCAGGTGTCGGGCAGCGTGACGAAAGTCTGGGCTGACAATACCGACTTTGTGCAGAAAGGGGATGTGCTGGTCACGCTCGATCCGACCGATGCCCAGCAGGCGTTTGAAAAAGCGCAGACTCAGCTGGCCGCCAGCGTGCGTCAAACCCGCCAGTCGATGATCAACAGCAAACAGCTGCAGGCGAGCATCGACGTGCAGAAAACCGCACTGGCTCAGGCCCAGAGCGACCTCAACCGTCGCGTGCCGCTCGGCACCGCCAACCTGATTGGCCGTGAAGAGCTGCAACACGCCCGTGACGCCGTGGCCAGCGCGCAGGCGCAGCTCGACGTGGCGATCCAGCAGTACAACGCCAATCAGGCGATGATTCTGGGCACCAATCTGGAAGAACAGCCTGCCGTGAAACAGTCGGCAACCGAAGTGCGTAACGCATGGCTCGCCCTGCAGCGTACCAAGATTGTCAGCCCGATGACCGGCTATGTTTCGCGCCGCTCCGTTCAGCCTGGCGCCCAGATAAGCCCGACAACGCCGCTGATGGCGGTGGTTCCGGCCTCCAATCTGTGGGTGGATGCGAACTTCAAAGAGACGCAGCTGGCCCACATGCGTATTGGCCAGACCGCGACTATCGTCAGTGATATCTACGGCGATGACGTGAAGTACACCGGTAAAGTGGTCGGTCTGGATATGGGGACCGGCAGTGCCTTCTCCCTGCTGCCTGCGCAGAACGCCACCGGGAACTGGATCAAAGTGGTTCAGCGTCTACCTGTGCGTATCGAACTGGATGGCAAACAGCTCACCGATCACCCGCTGCGCATCGGTCTGTCGACCCTCGTCACCGTGGATACCGCTAATCGCGACGGTCAGATGCTGGCGAACCAGGTTCGCACTCATCCGGCCTATGAAAGCAACGCCCGTGAAATCAGCCTTGATCCGGTCAACAAGCTGATTGACGACATCGTGAAAGCGAACGCCGGTTAA
- the emrB gene encoding multidrug efflux MFS transporter permease subunit EmrB, whose translation MQQQKPLEGAQLVIMTIALSLATFMQVLDSTIANVAIPTIAGNLGSSLSQGTWVITSFGVANAISIPITGWLAKRVGEVRLFLWSTVLFVIASWACGMSNSLTMLIFFRVIQGIVAGPLIPLSQSLLLNNYPPAKRSIALALWSMTVIVAPICGPILGGYISDNYHWGWIFFINVPIGAAVVLMTLQSLRGRETKTEQRRIDGVGLALLVLGIGSLQIMLDRGKELDWFASQEIIVLTVVAVVAISFLIVWELTDDNPIVDLSLFKSRNFTIGCLCISLAYMLYFGAIVLLPQLLQEVYGYTATWAGLASAPVGLIPVLLSPIIGRFAHKLDMRRLVTFSFIMYAVCFYWRAYTFEPGMDFGASAWPQFIQGFAVACFFMPLTTITLSGLPPERMAAASSLSNFTRTLAGSIGTSITTTLWTNRESLHHAQLTESVNAFNPNAQQMYSQLEGMGMTEQQASGWIAQQITNQGLIISANEIFWFSAGIFILLLGLIWFAKPPFGAGGGGGGAH comes from the coding sequence ATGCAACAGCAAAAACCGCTGGAGGGGGCGCAGCTGGTCATTATGACCATTGCGCTGTCGCTGGCGACATTCATGCAGGTGCTGGACTCCACCATCGCAAACGTGGCGATCCCGACCATCGCCGGTAACCTCGGCTCATCCCTGAGCCAGGGGACCTGGGTGATCACCTCGTTTGGGGTCGCGAATGCGATCTCCATTCCGATTACCGGCTGGCTGGCGAAGCGCGTCGGGGAAGTTCGGCTGTTCCTGTGGTCAACGGTGTTGTTCGTCATCGCCTCCTGGGCGTGTGGCATGTCCAACAGCCTGACGATGCTGATCTTCTTCCGCGTGATCCAGGGGATTGTGGCCGGGCCGTTAATCCCGCTGTCGCAAAGTCTGCTGCTGAATAACTACCCGCCCGCCAAGCGCTCTATCGCGCTTGCGCTGTGGTCAATGACGGTGATTGTCGCCCCGATTTGCGGGCCGATTCTCGGCGGGTATATCAGCGATAACTACCACTGGGGCTGGATCTTCTTCATCAACGTACCAATCGGTGCAGCGGTGGTGTTGATGACGCTGCAGTCGTTGCGCGGTCGGGAAACCAAAACCGAACAGCGGCGTATCGACGGCGTGGGACTGGCGCTGCTGGTGCTAGGGATTGGTAGCCTGCAGATTATGCTCGACCGGGGTAAAGAGCTGGACTGGTTTGCCTCGCAGGAGATTATCGTGCTCACCGTCGTCGCGGTGGTGGCGATCAGCTTCCTGATTGTCTGGGAGCTGACGGACGATAACCCGATCGTCGATCTCTCGCTCTTCAAGTCGCGAAACTTCACCATCGGCTGCCTGTGTATCAGTCTCGCCTATATGCTCTACTTCGGCGCGATCGTTCTGCTGCCGCAGCTGTTGCAGGAGGTATACGGCTACACCGCAACCTGGGCGGGTCTGGCCTCTGCGCCAGTCGGTCTGATTCCGGTCCTGCTGTCGCCGATTATTGGTCGCTTTGCCCATAAGCTCGACATGCGTCGACTGGTCACATTCAGCTTTATTATGTATGCGGTGTGCTTCTACTGGCGTGCGTATACGTTCGAACCGGGAATGGACTTTGGCGCGTCCGCGTGGCCGCAGTTTATTCAGGGCTTTGCCGTGGCGTGCTTCTTTATGCCACTCACCACCATCACCCTGTCGGGACTTCCGCCAGAGCGAATGGCGGCGGCATCGAGTCTGTCGAACTTCACCCGTACGCTGGCGGGCTCCATCGGGACGTCGATTACCACGACGCTGTGGACGAACCGCGAGTCGTTGCATCACGCGCAGTTGACCGAGTCGGTGAACGCCTTCAACCCGAATGCCCAGCAGATGTATTCCCAGCTGGAAGGTATGGGGATGACGGAGCAGCAGGCGTCGGGCTGGATTGCCCAGCAGATCACCAACCAGGGGCTGATTATCTCTGCCAACGAGATTTTCTGGTTCTCCGCAGGGATATTTATCCTGCTGCTGGGGCTGATCTGGTTTGCCAAACCGCCGTTCGGCGCGGGCGGTGGCGGCGGTGGCGCGCACTAA
- the leuA gene encoding 2-isopropylmalate synthase gives MLKHPAQKYQPYPPISLPDRRWPEQRITHAPRWLSTDLRDGNQALAEPMDIARKLQFWELLLGCGFKEIEVAFPSASQTDFNFVRQLIEENRIPDDVTIQVLTQAREDLIVRTFESLRGAKRATIHLYNATAPLFRRLVFGMDKAQIVELAVRSTRQIRTLCEENPDTLWQYEYSPETFCFTEPEFALEICEAVAEIWQPCAERPMILNLPATVEVSTPNVYADQIEYFCRHFSRRSEVCISVHPHNDRGTGVASAELAVMAGADRVEGCLFGNGERTGNVCLVTLAMNLYSQGVSPRLDFSNMTQAVEVVESCNQLPVHPRHPWAGSLAYTAFSGSHQDAIKKGFDARQPDERWEMPYLPVDPQDIGCSYEAVIRVNSQSGKSGSAWLIEQNHGLKLPRALQQDFSQHVQQETDSHGKEMTQNALWQLFRARYGLVATPHFALQSYRSESQQDGQQRLTATVAVEGGTRQLEGQGNGLLSAAASGISRWLNTPFVIKDYHEHSLGARSDSRSVAYIRCLFQDGSSRWGVGIDNDVARASLQALLNAVG, from the coding sequence ATGCTGAAACACCCCGCACAAAAATATCAACCTTATCCCCCGATCTCCCTGCCCGACCGCCGCTGGCCGGAGCAACGTATCACCCATGCTCCACGCTGGCTCTCCACCGATTTGCGCGACGGGAATCAGGCGCTGGCCGAGCCGATGGACATCGCGCGCAAGCTGCAGTTCTGGGAGTTACTCCTCGGCTGCGGTTTTAAAGAGATCGAAGTCGCCTTCCCGTCCGCCTCGCAGACCGATTTCAATTTTGTTCGCCAGCTCATTGAAGAAAATCGTATTCCCGACGATGTCACTATTCAGGTGCTCACCCAGGCGCGGGAAGATTTGATTGTCCGCACCTTCGAATCATTGCGCGGCGCGAAACGGGCGACCATCCATCTGTACAACGCCACCGCCCCGCTGTTCCGCCGCCTGGTGTTTGGCATGGATAAGGCGCAGATTGTTGAGCTCGCCGTGCGCTCGACGCGCCAGATCCGCACCTTGTGCGAGGAGAACCCGGACACACTCTGGCAGTACGAATACTCCCCGGAAACCTTCTGTTTTACCGAACCGGAATTTGCGCTGGAGATTTGCGAAGCCGTCGCGGAGATCTGGCAGCCGTGCGCCGAGCGGCCGATGATCCTCAACCTGCCTGCCACCGTGGAAGTCAGCACGCCGAATGTTTACGCTGATCAGATTGAGTATTTTTGTCGTCACTTTAGCCGCCGGAGCGAGGTGTGTATTAGCGTTCACCCGCATAACGATCGCGGCACGGGTGTCGCCAGCGCGGAGCTGGCGGTGATGGCGGGAGCCGACCGCGTGGAAGGTTGCCTGTTCGGTAACGGCGAGCGCACGGGGAATGTCTGCCTGGTGACGCTGGCGATGAATTTGTACAGCCAGGGCGTGAGCCCCCGTCTGGATTTCAGCAACATGACGCAGGCGGTTGAGGTGGTGGAGAGCTGCAATCAGCTGCCCGTTCACCCGCGCCATCCATGGGCGGGCAGTCTGGCGTATACCGCCTTTTCCGGCTCCCATCAGGATGCGATTAAAAAAGGCTTTGATGCCCGTCAACCGGACGAGCGCTGGGAGATGCCCTATCTGCCCGTCGATCCGCAGGATATCGGCTGCTCCTATGAAGCGGTGATCCGGGTGAACAGCCAGTCGGGCAAAAGCGGCAGCGCGTGGCTGATCGAGCAAAACCACGGACTCAAACTGCCCCGCGCCCTGCAGCAGGATTTCAGCCAGCACGTGCAGCAGGAGACCGACAGCCACGGCAAAGAGATGACGCAAAACGCCCTGTGGCAGCTGTTCCGCGCGCGTTACGGCCTGGTAGCGACGCCGCATTTTGCCCTGCAAAGTTACCGGAGCGAGAGCCAGCAGGACGGCCAGCAGCGCCTGACCGCGACTGTCGCCGTCGAGGGCGGTACGCGTCAGCTTGAGGGTCAGGGGAATGGTCTGTTATCGGCGGCGGCCAGCGGAATCAGTCGCTGGCTGAACACGCCGTTTGTGATTAAGGATTATCACGAGCACTCGCTGGGGGCGCGCAGCGACAGCCGTTCGGTGGCGTACATTCGCTGTCTGTTCCAGGACGGCAGCAGCCGCTGGGGTGTCGGGATTGATAACGACGTAGCGCGCGCCTCGCTTCAGGCGTTGCTCAACGCCGTCGGCTAA